One genomic window of Deltaproteobacteria bacterium HGW-Deltaproteobacteria-6 includes the following:
- a CDS encoding ATP-dependent DNA helicase, with protein MKPDIAQPLRSILARIGKPEAAPFVPDEFQVQALSAIRQNDCLVIAPTGSGKTWIAREAILSVMEKGGRAWYASPLKALSNSKWVEFGLHFDPENVGIITGDTKENTEAPIIVGTTEILRNQLYDVMHEGLDLDCDLVILDEAHFLGDVDRGVVWEEIMIYLPVRVNLLLLSATIGNGDEIASWLSSIRNKTCTVIREEKRPVPLYPMFLHPSGCLHPFLDGKKAGHAVCEFLKKEKFRHRGSRRPPDYAGIIRVLEHFNLLPAIFFLKSRAECDAALSCRSGLAPLKENDAFNDDLYDLLDRFPSLGSHRQIKALRAAGLAAHHGGQLPSWKLLVEEMMNRGRLRVIFATSTIAAGVNFPARTIVLFNSDQFNGHDFAELSATEFRQMTGRAGRRGQDNIGFMLAVSGRFMDLGHIRKMLGAAPEDIFSQLKNDFGMVLNLLLSQTPHDVKKIFERSFAAWQQTKAENHGASAADLLWKDFSLHLNFLREEGFVDAAGRLTDDGHWASRLRLDHPLLVAECLRKGGFPGDNEKLLAAVVAVFAYDRDDEIQMVTKELPHKLTAVLRKMLLVVRPLSRRLEEAGFVGARLFASAGVAMYYWAQGRDWDLMIRMTGIAEGDMASLILRTADNLRQIASLKDTHPEIAACAVRAREAILREPVLFL; from the coding sequence ATGAAACCGGACATTGCCCAGCCGCTTCGGAGCATTCTGGCGCGGATCGGCAAGCCTGAAGCCGCGCCTTTTGTGCCGGATGAATTTCAGGTGCAGGCGCTTTCCGCCATCAGGCAAAATGATTGTCTGGTGATTGCCCCGACCGGTTCCGGTAAAACCTGGATCGCGCGCGAAGCCATTTTGTCGGTGATGGAAAAAGGCGGACGCGCCTGGTACGCGTCGCCGCTCAAAGCCCTGTCCAATTCCAAATGGGTGGAGTTCGGCCTGCATTTTGATCCCGAAAATGTCGGCATCATCACCGGCGACACCAAAGAAAATACCGAAGCGCCGATCATTGTCGGTACGACGGAAATCCTGCGCAATCAGCTTTATGACGTTATGCATGAGGGACTGGACCTGGATTGCGATCTGGTCATTCTGGACGAAGCACATTTTCTGGGCGACGTTGACCGCGGTGTCGTATGGGAAGAAATTATGATTTACCTGCCGGTACGGGTAAATCTGCTGTTGCTTTCGGCCACCATCGGCAATGGCGATGAGATTGCGTCTTGGCTTTCATCCATCCGCAATAAAACCTGCACGGTGATCCGTGAGGAAAAACGCCCCGTGCCGCTGTATCCGATGTTCCTGCATCCGTCCGGCTGCCTGCATCCTTTTCTGGACGGCAAAAAAGCCGGGCATGCTGTTTGTGAGTTTTTGAAAAAAGAAAAATTCCGGCACCGGGGAAGCCGCCGTCCGCCGGATTACGCCGGTATTATACGGGTGCTGGAGCATTTCAACCTTCTGCCGGCCATCTTCTTTTTAAAATCGCGCGCGGAATGCGACGCGGCGCTTTCCTGCCGGTCGGGACTTGCGCCTCTGAAAGAGAATGACGCGTTCAACGATGATTTATACGATCTTTTAGATCGGTTTCCTTCTCTCGGCTCTCACCGGCAGATCAAGGCGCTCCGGGCCGCAGGACTGGCCGCGCATCACGGCGGGCAGTTGCCGTCCTGGAAACTGCTGGTTGAGGAAATGATGAACCGCGGGCGCCTGCGGGTGATTTTTGCCACCTCCACTATTGCCGCCGGTGTAAATTTCCCCGCGCGAACGATTGTGCTGTTTAATTCCGATCAGTTTAACGGGCATGATTTTGCGGAACTGTCGGCAACGGAGTTTCGCCAGATGACGGGAAGGGCAGGAAGGCGCGGTCAGGACAACATCGGCTTTATGCTGGCGGTTTCCGGCCGGTTTATGGATTTGGGACATATCAGGAAAATGCTGGGAGCTGCTCCGGAAGATATCTTCAGTCAGTTGAAGAATGACTTTGGGATGGTTCTGAATCTGCTTTTGTCACAGACACCGCATGATGTGAAAAAAATATTTGAAAGATCGTTTGCGGCCTGGCAGCAAACGAAAGCGGAAAATCATGGAGCGTCTGCCGCCGATCTGCTGTGGAAGGATTTTTCCCTGCACCTGAATTTTCTTCGTGAAGAGGGATTTGTCGATGCGGCAGGCAGGCTCACCGATGATGGGCACTGGGCGTCACGTCTGAGGCTGGACCATCCGCTTTTGGTTGCCGAATGTCTGCGAAAAGGCGGCTTCCCGGGGGATAATGAAAAACTGCTGGCGGCGGTGGTTGCGGTGTTTGCCTACGACCGTGACGATGAGATACAAATGGTCACCAAAGAACTGCCGCATAAACTGACAGCCGTGCTGCGCAAAATGCTGCTGGTTGTCCGGCCGCTTTCTCGCCGGCTGGAGGAGGCCGGATTTGTCGGCGCCAGGTTGTTTGCCTCGGCCGGGGTGGCGATGTATTACTGGGCGCAGGGGAGGGACTGGGATTTGATGATCAGGATGACCGGCATTGCCGAGGGCGACATGGCCTCGTTGATCCTGCGCACGGCGGACAATCTGCGGCAGATCGCTTCCCTCAAAGATACGCATCCGGAAATAGCGGCATGCGCGGTTCGGGCAAGGGAGGCGATACTGCGCGAACCGGTCCTCTTCCTGTGA